A genome region from Psychrilyobacter piezotolerans includes the following:
- a CDS encoding PD-(D/E)XK motif protein, translating to MKINFWWDNLEKDRKIRIPSKVDAFAYITRDGYISFQLKLEKNIEKKTYDNLRFQNIEIISCGKELYFVLKTSEFKDVFYYLCLDLLKNLEGQPFNKYTNIIYKVFDYWKKLFKKKQNNISEIIQMGLFAELNFLCNDKLKNLSLSENISSWRGFSGDIQDFLYENTSVEVKSKLSSKANEVTISSVNQLEHIKENLFLVCYSLDKNENGKTIETLVEEILSLIRKESLGLETAFIKGLLEYGYNCFDDYDNLVSYLVDGIETFEVLEGFPRITNKDIPTGVVKVEYKINLNVLIPYEECKLKGVKEI from the coding sequence ATGAAGATTAATTTTTGGTGGGATAACCTTGAGAAAGACAGAAAAATCAGAATTCCGAGTAAAGTTGATGCCTTTGCATATATTACTAGAGACGGATATATCTCTTTTCAATTAAAACTAGAAAAAAACATAGAAAAAAAAACTTATGACAACCTTAGATTTCAAAATATAGAAATAATTTCTTGTGGAAAAGAGTTATATTTTGTATTGAAAACAAGTGAATTTAAAGATGTTTTCTATTATTTATGTTTAGATTTATTGAAAAACTTAGAAGGTCAACCATTTAATAAGTATACTAATATTATTTATAAAGTTTTTGATTATTGGAAAAAGCTTTTTAAAAAGAAGCAAAACAATATTTCAGAGATAATTCAAATGGGATTGTTTGCTGAGCTAAATTTTTTATGTAATGATAAATTAAAAAATCTATCTTTAAGTGAAAATATAAGTTCTTGGAGAGGTTTTAGTGGAGACATTCAAGATTTTCTTTATGAAAATACAAGTGTAGAAGTAAAATCAAAATTGAGCTCTAAAGCTAATGAAGTTACTATTTCTTCAGTAAATCAGCTTGAGCACATAAAAGAAAATTTATTTTTAGTTTGTTATTCTTTAGATAAAAATGAAAATGGAAAAACTATAGAAACATTAGTTGAAGAGATTTTAAGTTTAATAAGAAAAGAAAGCTTAGGGTTAGAGACTGCTTTCATAAAGGGATTATTAGAGTATGGTTATAATTGTTTTGATGATTACGATAACCTTGTCTCTTATCTTGTAGATGGGATAGAAACTTTTGAAGTTTTAGAAGGGTTTCCAAGAATTACCAACAAAGACATTCCTACAGGTGTTGTTAAAGTAGAGTATAAAATTAATTTAAATGTTTTAATTCCCTATGAAGAATGTAAATTAAAAGGAGTTAAGGAAATATGA